gTCAGTTTCTTTGATTTTTACTGTAGCAATTAATGTCAACAAGGGTTATTAGcattatattgaatttattctttggcatttatattgaattttagaTAAGTTTAATTAGACATTTgtgattattaatattaaatgacTATTAACAACATgattttttaaccaataatttaattagaatataattactaattaatatataattaatataatggtaaaatatgatataaataaatatattaaaaaatatattaaattaataatattttattattatataaaaaataaatagataattcaatgtgGGGATTGTGTGAATAGAAtaaccaaaaattaaattcatatcatatttatcaaaaatatccTTTAACTTTAACTAATCCATTGAAGATGTTATTATAGACTATGAATTcctattaatttatcattttctataAATTAATGGGTTTCTTAAAGGGGCATTGCTCTGATCCATTTGCACCACTCTCGTGGATACCCTTCCTCTGTAGAAAATGCTAGCCGAACCGAGAGTTTGGACCGAGAATCAACCGATGCCAAGTGTAAATTTTTAATTggcacatataaaatatttataaaaaaaaagaaaatttagattCTTTCTCCCTTCCTCTAGACTGAAACTCAGGTCTAATTCCTTTCTTCGCAAACATTATTCAAAGCATCGATTTTTATATACAAGTAGTTTTATTGACAAATACAATGTCAGATGATCGAAACCGAAGCATGTCACAtcaattaacataaaatataaataataaaaaaatcgtgATGTCAGTGTTTATGATCAATGGCGGAACCATGATATTTCTAAATGAGAAATAGTTTTTCAGTGgtatttttcgtttttttttttaaataatcatacgtataaattttaaatagataaatcttgctaaactatttataaaaatgtacgtttcattaaaaaataagatatattttttaatattattttaaaatgaagtcCACTATTTTACAAAACATGATTTCTCATCttgtacatataattttttgtttttcttattcatTAAAATAACTAAACAAACCTCATGATTACTATGGCTCCCGGTGTCTCCAGAAGgtacgtgcatgcatgcatatcatAAAATTCGTAATGGGTTAAAAGCTAAGAGCAGGCAAAATCTACTTAcgagtataattatatattaatatatgtattaatttattgtagttgattaaaaagtaaattttattaaaaataatgttaattaaaattttaaatataaaagaatcagtattgatacacagattaatacgtgactttgtttgtatataacaaaattcattCAATTAAGCAAAGGCAAACCGAAAATACTGTAAAGTCATACATTATAGTGACAAGATTTTATACAGAATAACAGCAGAAAAGAAGAGGTCAAAAATGTCGTTTCAAATCCCTGTGCTTGGTTGCTGATAAACTAAACTAAGGTGTAGCGTCTTAATTGAATGTGCAAGGCACATGACTTATTCTTCAATTAGTATACAATTGAAATCGCATTGGAACCATTACAAAGAATAAGAACATGATCTTTTTTAAACAATATGTAATTTCATATTCCTTCTATTCTTATCATGACTCAAAATAGAAAGTATCATAGACATGGTATGCTCAATATTATCTTCCACCCTTAAAACTGGAATGGATAGAGAATCGTAACGATGAACAAAAATTTGATGTCCTCTGCACCAAATAATGGCAGATACATCAAAACTTagacatgaaaaagaaatatatctTATTATCTCTAATATCTTCCCCTCCCTGATCTCAGTTCTCTCGTCTCCTCATCATTGCATTCACACAACAtcaagggaaaagaaaaggaaaaagatctGGTGATCATGATGAAAAATTAAGATCAGTAAATTATCTACACATTTGAGGATGCTGAGAAGGTGTAAGCTCACAATGATCCGGTGCGTAGCACCCAATCTTGTCTGCATCGAAACcgcctctcttttctcttaaaCCACCTTCAAGATTTTTTCGAACACAGAAACTTGGCAGGGAATCTTGAGCACTCCTTCTTGCTGAAAGCCAAATTCTTCTTCGGCTTCTCGCAGTAACGTCCCAAATGCTTGGTGGCCCAAGTACTGTGTTGGGATGATGAATCTCTTCAGCTCCTTCCCTACACAAACGGCAAGAAAGCCTTTTGGCACGACATCATTGGAAGCCCCCGAAACATCTGAGAAGGAGAGTGTTCTCTTCAGGAATTTGATACTCTTACTGCCATTGCTAGTGGTACTGCTACTACTCCTGCTGAAAGTAGCAGAAGAAATAGAATTAGAGCTGTTTTTTGTAGCATTTGCAAGCTTTTTCCACTTCTTGTGGATCTGTTCAAGCCTGACAATATCTCTGATCTTGTTAGACATGTTGGATTTGTTTGAATCCATTGAAGTTAGTGATTGCTACAGAAAAATTAAGATCAGCTGCTGGTACTTTAATTTCTTCTACCTCAGATACTCCTCAATTGGATGGTGGTGCAAGTATTTAAAGAAgttgaaaataattattctgttaattaatcattatttgtttcaatttatatataaataattaaatttagtgGACCGACGTCGGTTAGTGCAGGTGCCACGACTGCCCAGCACTCACTAGCTAAAGGAATCGAATCCCGCCAATGgggtttttttgtttgtttgtttaattaGTGATGATTAATCCCAGGGTGATCATGAACTTCTAGATTTCAACCTCTCTTGGATTCTGTACTCTtgacttattatttaaaaaaaaattattatttaaaaaaaaaaaagtaaaattagtcGTGCATTATACTTATGTCATTTGatacaaatttaaatttataaaatatttaattaaatggaatACAGTTCAGTTGAGGATCAGAATTTGaaatcagatattttattttatataatttattatgagtTGTTCTGAATCAAAGTACGGTATGAGTTCACAGTCCAAACCCTACTGGCCATAGAAAGTTTTGCTCtctgaaatataattaaaatcttTGATCCGTCTTGATGTCTCTATAGAGAAATCTTGATGCCTAATTATTCAGTCAATGGgtagtttaatttattgaattCCGGGGTGCTTAGAAGGACGTGGAAGATAGCACTCAAGAAATTCCATATGAAACGCCAAAATCTTTCtataaagaaagagagaaaaagatatATACGCAATTAGCACACAAAAGTTCATGACATCTTAGAGCATTAGCATTAGACTCatcaaattcattttcaaattttgatgaaaattatatGTTTTCCTTAAGTCTAAAACCTCTCTAGCCATATCCCCACATTGAATTAACTatttgattcatcaaaataataatataatattatttttttaataataatatttataaattttttttcatattttacaattacactaaccatatgttaattaattatttaatttgatacttaaattattgtttcccaACTAATTTTTTCCCTCAACCTAATTATATATCCAATAAACACATTTTGCCAACCCTTCTTCTAATATTAACACTTCATACTAATATTAACATAGGTATCTTAACCACATCCGTTAGAAtactataatactaatatacaaatAGATGCATGTGTCTGAACCTACCAAATTACTCTATAATATCACTTCCAATAAAATTGCaattgtaatcaaatctcacaaGGATTTTAAGGCCCAGCTAAGAAAGTAAGATGTACAAATGCCTCCTTGAATTACTAATCTAGTTTACAAAAGTTTGTGACATCTATAAATGCatctcaaaacatattttaGCCAAACCGTCTGCAAGCTTCAAATTCTCGAGATCTTTTAAGTTGAGCAAATTGTTTCTCATAGCCTTTTCATTTGTAATGACTTTAGTTGGTGCCACCCAGTGCAAGAGTACCTGGCAagaaacacatcaaataaaaacaaaaaaattatttaacgaCAATAACTCTTTTAATCCTTGAAAGAATGTCGAATCAGGCAttcaaacaaagaaattaaaaatagaagaaacaaaaagataaaacatataaaacctGCAGATTGCTTTATTACCCTACCAAGgcctttttttctcctctcccaCAGTATCTTTACATATCTTCACACATGAATTCACACATATCTCCACACATATTTACACACATATCTTCACACACGAAAATCAAATGGGATAtgtttttagtatttttctCTAGGTCAGCAAACAGAAAAATGCCCATTTCTAGACAACAAACAAGGTTTGTAATTTCATATTCACTCTTGAATTTCTACATCTAAGATATgtatacataacaaaactcatatttgCCATTCAACAATGAGCCAACAACTGAAA
This genomic interval from Carya illinoinensis cultivar Pawnee chromosome 2, C.illinoinensisPawnee_v1, whole genome shotgun sequence contains the following:
- the LOC122295677 gene encoding auxin-induced protein 6B-like, with the translated sequence MDSNKSNMSNKIRDIVRLEQIHKKWKKLANATKNSSNSISSATFSRSSSSTTSNGSKSIKFLKRTLSFSDVSGASNDVVPKGFLAVCVGKELKRFIIPTQYLGHQAFGTLLREAEEEFGFQQEGVLKIPCQVSVFEKILKVV